In Aegilops tauschii subsp. strangulata cultivar AL8/78 chromosome 3, Aet v6.0, whole genome shotgun sequence, one genomic interval encodes:
- the LOC109739225 gene encoding uncharacterized protein isoform X3 — protein MALADLNFDMGQDFAAEVWRKWGVPINYEEGKDMEEFILVAEFTRSRIRLTVESVATILLSCFGGRASLFKVQLLQNWSFRFSVSSKEVGFSIIKGGNISLPLLNINFLLWGSGGPNSSWELDQYLQEKEDAWTHVFRDHPRKSYLQALRTPTSYIQHAPTPIRSPARSHQQHTVHPSDRDRRPEPFKDSYERAGNPPIQTAFNGLYCVRCLMHGHLRPSCTNRIKCRNCKRWGHIARDCFSAKQPSSSPILQPTRHPTLPSQPTSNATPNLMIPRQITTVAANETNQLVRGSVITPAYQENRGDASISAGADIRHYNPATPSIAQRLRAATIQDSAHSPPLRLAIHSSSPSSAQSMAAFPFDPSPFIPTGHHRVDVAGRPARIRILTGAVPAAHEEWAIATIVPMPNLPVQFATVREVLSEFLTDVKHLRFSEISPCPFGQAYIKFDSVFDRDELVNSSPHPFTDVHVIFEKHNQGLNWRKLNLSREVWILLCGFPLDRRSIHEISNAISKFGKFVMWDRNRSTRANLMVKIKVEELRDIPSSIAIGEGDDTATLSVPVVILQDTSLGREAPDEDPIPAFGNPHPVPAQAHFHQNQHNHFLGPLQFHEQDAVQAPVQNPILDLQLGIQVDEEEDMAELPGWGHWAMPAEQELADQELHDGEFLHLHDLMEPMEEKYVHPEVEQLPANSNVTVSDVPPNISAETANSVVGPLAPLDPLLPDLNADIGQTGPEEPVGPIMAQDLPTVAVLEEMNLAVQPLEDLHLSAILNNHSVALISHMVDPMHFESSMPPKPNLINEVVNSDELVKPLVEAFTVEAAQLEATLPVLQNQVAPIISREDINPTMQSHPPVTNQHNDYSAHMMLTQSDPMNYAEGQGESSSSDVSAPPGFPIPMFKSDHLIISETGLPSPTVHEIAIGTAEKYLGKEGAQIWSKHFAPTATSKDIIQDQENTPSVLCGSQDIMSSSTSAIHHNRKRKDKGPLVETEVNAQETTEEKLTTKIKKPKVAAKAKEGTSKSKEGGNMSKEGTISAKSGQ, from the exons ATGGCTCTCGCGGATCTGAACTTCGACATGGGTCAAGATTTTGCCGCTGAAGTGTGGAGGAAATGGGGAGTACCCATCAACTATGAAGAAGGTAAAGATATGGAGGAATTCATTTTAGTTGCTGAGTTCACCCGTTCGCGAATCAGGCTCACGGTGGAATCTGTTGCCACGATCCTCCTGTCCTGTTTCGGTGGCCGGGCATCCCTGTTCAAGGTTCAATTGCTTCAAAATTGGTCTTTTCGGTTCTCGGTTTCATCCAAAGAAGTTGGTTTCTCTATCATAAAAGGAGGTAACATCTCTCTACCTCTTCTCAATATCAACTTTCTCCTATGGGGATCTGGAGGCCCTAATTCTTCCTGGGAACTTGATCAATATCTCCAAGAGAAGGAAGATGCATGGACTCATGTCTTCCGTGATCACCCTAGAAAATCTTACCTTCAGGCTCTTCGTACACCCACTTCGTACATCCAGCATGCTCCCACCCCGATCAGATCTCCAGCTCGATCACACCAGCAGCATACAGTTCATCCTTCCGACCGTGATCGTCGCCCGGAACCATTCAAGGATAGTTATGAGAGGGCGGGCAATCCGCCCATTCAAACCgcgtttaatgggctttactgcGTCAGGTGCCTCATGCATGGTCATCTCAGGCCCAGCTGCACTAATAGGATTAAATGTAGAAACTGTAAGCGTTGGGGCCACATCGCCCGGGACTGTTTCTCTGCTAAACAGCCCAGCTCAAGCCCAATCCTACAGCCCACTAGGCACCCCACCCTGCCGTCTCAGCCCACATCCAACGCGACACCGAATCTAATGATTCCGAGGCAAATCACCACTGTTGCCGCGAATGAGACTAATCAGCTAGTCAGAGGGTCAGTCATTACCCCTGCCTACCAAGAGAACAGAGGAGACGCCTCGATTTCCGCCGGAGCGGACATCCGCCATTACAATCCTGCCACTCCATCCATCGCCCAAAGATTGAGAGCTGCGACCATCCAAGACAGTGCTCATTCCCCTCCTCTCCGCCTCGCAATCCACTCTTCTTCCCCCTCATCCGCACAATCCATGGCGGCCTTCCCGTTCGACCCGAGCCCCTTCATCCCTACCGGTCACCACCGCGTCGACGTCGCGGGTAGGCCGGCGCGCATTCGTATCCTGACTGGAGCGGTACCAGCGGCGCATGAAGAATGGGCCATTGCTACCATCGTGCCGATGCCCAACCTGCCGGTTCAGTTTGCTACTGTTCGCGAGGTACTCTCTGAGTTTCTTACTGATGTTAAGCACCTGAGATTTTCTGAGATTTCACCCTGCCCATTTGGACAAGCCTACATCAAGTTTGATAGTGTGTTTGATCGGGATGAATTAGTGAACAGCAGCCCGCACCCCTTCACTGATGTGCATGTCATTTTTGAGAAACATAATCAAGGACTGAATTGGCGCAAACTCAATCTTAGCAGAGAGGTGTGGATTTTGTTATGTGGATTTCCTTTGGACCGTCGCAGCATTCATGAGATTAGCAATGCTATCAGTAAGTTTGGCAAGTTTGTGATGTGGGATAGAAACAGGAGTACTCGGGCAAATCTTATGGTCAAAATAAAGGTGGAAGAACTGAGAGATATTCCTTCCAGCATCGCTATTGGAGAAGGAGATGATACTGCTACCCTCTCGGTACCTGTGGTGATTCTGCAAGACACTTCATTAGGAAGAGAAGCACCTGATGAGGACCCGATCCCTGCATTTGGTAACCCACACCCAGTCCCTGCTCAGGCTCATTTCCATCAGAACCAGCATAATCACTTTCTGGGACCACTGCAATTCCATGAGCAAGATGCAGTACAAGCACCAGTTCAGAACCCGATTTTGGATCTTCAGTTAGGAATTCAGGTTGATGAGGAGGAGGATATGGCGGAGCTTCCTGGATGGGGACACTGGGCCATGCCGGCAGAACAAGAACTTGCTGACCAGGAATTGCATGATGGAGAATTTTTGCACTTACATGATCTGATGGAGCCCATGGAAGAGAAATATGTCCATCCTGAGGTTGAGCAGCTACCAGCTAACAGTAATGTCACTGTCTCAGATGTGCCACCAAATATTAGTGCTGAAACGGCTAACTCTGTTGTTGGGCCATTGGCGCCGCTTGACCCTCTGCTACCTGATTTGAATGCTGATATTGGACAGACTGGGCCTGAGGAACCTGTTGGGCCCATCATGGCCCAGGATCTTCCCACAGTGGCAGTTCTTGAGGAGATGAACCTGGCTGTGCAGCCACTTgaagatctgcatctctcagccATCCTAAATAATCACTCTGTGGCCCTCATCTCCCACATGGTAGATCCCATGCATTTTGAGAGCTCCATGCCTCCAAAACCTAACCTTATCAATGAGGTGGTCAACTCTGATGAACTGGTTAAACCTCTAGTTGAAGCTTTTACTGTGGAAGCTGCTCAATTGGAGGCCACTCTACCTGTGCTACAAAACCAAGTTGCTCCTATTATCAGCAGGGAGGATATCAACCCAACTATGCAATCTCACCCCCCTGTTACCAATCAGCACAATGATTATTCAGCTCACATGATGCTTACTCAATCAGATCCCATGAATTATGCTGAAGGGCAAGGTGAATCCTCTTCTTCTGATGTTTCTGCCCCTCCAGgttttcctattcctatgtttaaaTCTGATCACTTGATTATCTCAGAGACAGGCCTACCCTCTCCCACTGTCCATGAGATTGCCATTGGTACTGCTGAGAAGTACCTTGGAAAGGAAGGAGCTCAAATATGGTCCAAACATTTTGCACCTACAGCTACCAGTAAGGACATCATTCAG GATCAGGAGAATACACCTAGTGTGTTGTGTGGCTCACAGGATATCATGTCATCATCCACCTCTGCTATTCATCACAACAGGAAGAGGAAGGACAAGGGGCCACTGGTGGAGACAGAG GTCAATGCCCAGGAAACTACAGAAGAGAAGCTTACCACTAAGATCAAGAAACCCAAGGTTGCTGCCAAGGCAAAGGAGGGGACAAGCAAATCCAAGGAGGGGGGCAACATGTCCAAGGAAGGGACCATTAGTGCGAAGAGCGGGCAGTAA
- the LOC109739225 gene encoding uncharacterized protein isoform X4, with protein MALADLNFDMGQDFAAEVWRKWGVPINYEEGKDMEEFILVAEFTRSRIRLTVESVATILLSCFGGRASLFKVQLLQNWSFRFSVSSKEVGFSIIKGGNISLPLLNINFLLWGSGGPNSSWELDQYLQEKEDAWTHVFRDHPRKSYLQALRTPTSYIQHAPTPIRSPARSHQQHTVHPSDRDRRPEPFKDSYERAGNPPIQTAFNGLYCVRCLMHGHLRPSCTNRIKCRNCKRWGHIARDCFSAKQPSSSPILQPTRHPTLPSQPTSNATPNLMIPRQITTVAANETNQLVRGSVITPAYQENRGDASISAGADIRHYNPATPSIAQRLRAATIQDSAHSPPLRLAIHSSSPSSAQSMAAFPFDPSPFIPTGHHRVDVAGRPARIRILTGAVPAAHEEWAIATIVPMPNLPVQFATVREVLSEFLTDVKHLRFSEISPCPFGQAYIKFDSVFDRDELVNSSPHPFTDVHVIFEKHNQGLNWRKLNLSREVWILLCGFPLDRRSIHEISNAISKFGKFVMWDRNRSTRANLMVKIKVEELRDIPSSIAIGEGDDTATLSVPVVILQDTSLGREAPDEDPIPAFGNPHPVPAQAHFHQNQHNHFLGPLQFHEQDAVQAPVQNPILDLQLGIQVDEEEDMAELPGWGHWAMPAEQELADQELHDGEFLHLHDLMEPMEEKYVHPEVEQLPANSNVTVSDVPPNISAETANSVVGPLAPLDPLLPDLNADIGQTGPEEPVGPIMAQDLPTVAVLEEMNLAVQPLEDLHLSAILNNHSVALISHMVDPMHFESSMPPKPNLINEVVNSDELVKPLVEAFTVEAAQLEATLPVLQNQVAPIISREDINPTMQSHPPVTNQHNDYSAHMMLTQSDPMNYAEGQETGLPSPTVHEIAIGTAEKYLGKEGAQIWSKHFAPTATSKDIIQDQENTPSVLCGSQDIMSSSTSAIHHNRKRKDKGPLVETEVNAQETTEEKLTTKIKKPKVAAKAKEGTSKSKEGGNMSKEGTISAKSGQ; from the exons ATGGCTCTCGCGGATCTGAACTTCGACATGGGTCAAGATTTTGCCGCTGAAGTGTGGAGGAAATGGGGAGTACCCATCAACTATGAAGAAGGTAAAGATATGGAGGAATTCATTTTAGTTGCTGAGTTCACCCGTTCGCGAATCAGGCTCACGGTGGAATCTGTTGCCACGATCCTCCTGTCCTGTTTCGGTGGCCGGGCATCCCTGTTCAAGGTTCAATTGCTTCAAAATTGGTCTTTTCGGTTCTCGGTTTCATCCAAAGAAGTTGGTTTCTCTATCATAAAAGGAGGTAACATCTCTCTACCTCTTCTCAATATCAACTTTCTCCTATGGGGATCTGGAGGCCCTAATTCTTCCTGGGAACTTGATCAATATCTCCAAGAGAAGGAAGATGCATGGACTCATGTCTTCCGTGATCACCCTAGAAAATCTTACCTTCAGGCTCTTCGTACACCCACTTCGTACATCCAGCATGCTCCCACCCCGATCAGATCTCCAGCTCGATCACACCAGCAGCATACAGTTCATCCTTCCGACCGTGATCGTCGCCCGGAACCATTCAAGGATAGTTATGAGAGGGCGGGCAATCCGCCCATTCAAACCgcgtttaatgggctttactgcGTCAGGTGCCTCATGCATGGTCATCTCAGGCCCAGCTGCACTAATAGGATTAAATGTAGAAACTGTAAGCGTTGGGGCCACATCGCCCGGGACTGTTTCTCTGCTAAACAGCCCAGCTCAAGCCCAATCCTACAGCCCACTAGGCACCCCACCCTGCCGTCTCAGCCCACATCCAACGCGACACCGAATCTAATGATTCCGAGGCAAATCACCACTGTTGCCGCGAATGAGACTAATCAGCTAGTCAGAGGGTCAGTCATTACCCCTGCCTACCAAGAGAACAGAGGAGACGCCTCGATTTCCGCCGGAGCGGACATCCGCCATTACAATCCTGCCACTCCATCCATCGCCCAAAGATTGAGAGCTGCGACCATCCAAGACAGTGCTCATTCCCCTCCTCTCCGCCTCGCAATCCACTCTTCTTCCCCCTCATCCGCACAATCCATGGCGGCCTTCCCGTTCGACCCGAGCCCCTTCATCCCTACCGGTCACCACCGCGTCGACGTCGCGGGTAGGCCGGCGCGCATTCGTATCCTGACTGGAGCGGTACCAGCGGCGCATGAAGAATGGGCCATTGCTACCATCGTGCCGATGCCCAACCTGCCGGTTCAGTTTGCTACTGTTCGCGAGGTACTCTCTGAGTTTCTTACTGATGTTAAGCACCTGAGATTTTCTGAGATTTCACCCTGCCCATTTGGACAAGCCTACATCAAGTTTGATAGTGTGTTTGATCGGGATGAATTAGTGAACAGCAGCCCGCACCCCTTCACTGATGTGCATGTCATTTTTGAGAAACATAATCAAGGACTGAATTGGCGCAAACTCAATCTTAGCAGAGAGGTGTGGATTTTGTTATGTGGATTTCCTTTGGACCGTCGCAGCATTCATGAGATTAGCAATGCTATCAGTAAGTTTGGCAAGTTTGTGATGTGGGATAGAAACAGGAGTACTCGGGCAAATCTTATGGTCAAAATAAAGGTGGAAGAACTGAGAGATATTCCTTCCAGCATCGCTATTGGAGAAGGAGATGATACTGCTACCCTCTCGGTACCTGTGGTGATTCTGCAAGACACTTCATTAGGAAGAGAAGCACCTGATGAGGACCCGATCCCTGCATTTGGTAACCCACACCCAGTCCCTGCTCAGGCTCATTTCCATCAGAACCAGCATAATCACTTTCTGGGACCACTGCAATTCCATGAGCAAGATGCAGTACAAGCACCAGTTCAGAACCCGATTTTGGATCTTCAGTTAGGAATTCAGGTTGATGAGGAGGAGGATATGGCGGAGCTTCCTGGATGGGGACACTGGGCCATGCCGGCAGAACAAGAACTTGCTGACCAGGAATTGCATGATGGAGAATTTTTGCACTTACATGATCTGATGGAGCCCATGGAAGAGAAATATGTCCATCCTGAGGTTGAGCAGCTACCAGCTAACAGTAATGTCACTGTCTCAGATGTGCCACCAAATATTAGTGCTGAAACGGCTAACTCTGTTGTTGGGCCATTGGCGCCGCTTGACCCTCTGCTACCTGATTTGAATGCTGATATTGGACAGACTGGGCCTGAGGAACCTGTTGGGCCCATCATGGCCCAGGATCTTCCCACAGTGGCAGTTCTTGAGGAGATGAACCTGGCTGTGCAGCCACTTgaagatctgcatctctcagccATCCTAAATAATCACTCTGTGGCCCTCATCTCCCACATGGTAGATCCCATGCATTTTGAGAGCTCCATGCCTCCAAAACCTAACCTTATCAATGAGGTGGTCAACTCTGATGAACTGGTTAAACCTCTAGTTGAAGCTTTTACTGTGGAAGCTGCTCAATTGGAGGCCACTCTACCTGTGCTACAAAACCAAGTTGCTCCTATTATCAGCAGGGAGGATATCAACCCAACTATGCAATCTCACCCCCCTGTTACCAATCAGCACAATGATTATTCAGCTCACATGATGCTTACTCAATCAGATCCCATGAATTATGCTGAAGGGCAAG AGACAGGCCTACCCTCTCCCACTGTCCATGAGATTGCCATTGGTACTGCTGAGAAGTACCTTGGAAAGGAAGGAGCTCAAATATGGTCCAAACATTTTGCACCTACAGCTACCAGTAAGGACATCATTCAG GATCAGGAGAATACACCTAGTGTGTTGTGTGGCTCACAGGATATCATGTCATCATCCACCTCTGCTATTCATCACAACAGGAAGAGGAAGGACAAGGGGCCACTGGTGGAGACAGAG GTCAATGCCCAGGAAACTACAGAAGAGAAGCTTACCACTAAGATCAAGAAACCCAAGGTTGCTGCCAAGGCAAAGGAGGGGACAAGCAAATCCAAGGAGGGGGGCAACATGTCCAAGGAAGGGACCATTAGTGCGAAGAGCGGGCAGTAA
- the LOC109739225 gene encoding uncharacterized protein isoform X2, with protein MALADLNFDMGQDFAAEVWRKWGVPINYEEGKDMEEFILVAEFTRSRIRLTVESVATILLSCFGGRASLFKVQLLQNWSFRFSVSSKEVGFSIIKGGNISLPLLNINFLLWGSGGPNSSWELDQYLQEKEDAWTHVFRDHPRKSYLQALRTPTSYIQHAPTPIRSPARSHQQHTVHPSDRDRRPEPFKDSYERAGNPPIQTAFNGLYCVRCLMHGHLRPSCTNRIKCRNCKRWGHIARDCFSAKQPSSSPILQPTRHPTLPSQPTSNATPNLMIPRQITTVAANETNQLVRGSVITPAYQENRGDASISAGADIRHYNPATPSIAQRLRAATIQDSAHSPPLRLAIHSSSPSSAQSMAAFPFDPSPFIPTGHHRVDVAGRPARIRILTGAVPAAHEEWAIATIVPMPNLPVQFATVREVLSEFLTDVKHLRFSEISPCPFGQAYIKFDSVFDRDELVNSSPHPFTDVHVIFEKHNQGLNWRKLNLSREVWILLCGFPLDRRSIHEISNAISKFGKFVMWDRNRSTRANLMVKIKVEELRDIPSSIAIGEGDDTATLSVPVVILQDTSLGREAPDEDPIPAFGNPHPVPAQAHFHQNQHNHFLGPLQFHEQDAVQAPVQNPILDLQLGIQVDEEEDMAELPGWGHWAMPAEQELADQELHDGEFLHLHDLMEPMEEKYVHPEVEQLPANSNVTVSDVPPNISAETANSVVGPLAPLDPLLPDLNADIGQTGPEEPVGPIMAQDLPTVAVLEEMNLAVQPLEDLHLSAILNNHSVALISHMVDPMHFESSMPPKPNLINEVVNSDELVKPLVEAFTVEAAQLEATLPVLQNQVAPIISREDINPTMQSHPPVTNQHNDYSAHMMLTQSDPMNYAEGQETGLPSPTVHEIAIGTAEKYLGKEGAQIWSKHFAPTATSKDIIQVPVDWVNFLSVTFLSPEKYEWAKQFITSKVWDIISQSKKEELCLPFALPNSCPDSSTLSGILVTSQDQENTPSVLCGSQDIMSSSTSAIHHNRKRKDKGPLVETEVNAQETTEEKLTTKIKKPKVAAKAKEGTSKSKEGGNMSKEGTISAKSGQ; from the exons ATGGCTCTCGCGGATCTGAACTTCGACATGGGTCAAGATTTTGCCGCTGAAGTGTGGAGGAAATGGGGAGTACCCATCAACTATGAAGAAGGTAAAGATATGGAGGAATTCATTTTAGTTGCTGAGTTCACCCGTTCGCGAATCAGGCTCACGGTGGAATCTGTTGCCACGATCCTCCTGTCCTGTTTCGGTGGCCGGGCATCCCTGTTCAAGGTTCAATTGCTTCAAAATTGGTCTTTTCGGTTCTCGGTTTCATCCAAAGAAGTTGGTTTCTCTATCATAAAAGGAGGTAACATCTCTCTACCTCTTCTCAATATCAACTTTCTCCTATGGGGATCTGGAGGCCCTAATTCTTCCTGGGAACTTGATCAATATCTCCAAGAGAAGGAAGATGCATGGACTCATGTCTTCCGTGATCACCCTAGAAAATCTTACCTTCAGGCTCTTCGTACACCCACTTCGTACATCCAGCATGCTCCCACCCCGATCAGATCTCCAGCTCGATCACACCAGCAGCATACAGTTCATCCTTCCGACCGTGATCGTCGCCCGGAACCATTCAAGGATAGTTATGAGAGGGCGGGCAATCCGCCCATTCAAACCgcgtttaatgggctttactgcGTCAGGTGCCTCATGCATGGTCATCTCAGGCCCAGCTGCACTAATAGGATTAAATGTAGAAACTGTAAGCGTTGGGGCCACATCGCCCGGGACTGTTTCTCTGCTAAACAGCCCAGCTCAAGCCCAATCCTACAGCCCACTAGGCACCCCACCCTGCCGTCTCAGCCCACATCCAACGCGACACCGAATCTAATGATTCCGAGGCAAATCACCACTGTTGCCGCGAATGAGACTAATCAGCTAGTCAGAGGGTCAGTCATTACCCCTGCCTACCAAGAGAACAGAGGAGACGCCTCGATTTCCGCCGGAGCGGACATCCGCCATTACAATCCTGCCACTCCATCCATCGCCCAAAGATTGAGAGCTGCGACCATCCAAGACAGTGCTCATTCCCCTCCTCTCCGCCTCGCAATCCACTCTTCTTCCCCCTCATCCGCACAATCCATGGCGGCCTTCCCGTTCGACCCGAGCCCCTTCATCCCTACCGGTCACCACCGCGTCGACGTCGCGGGTAGGCCGGCGCGCATTCGTATCCTGACTGGAGCGGTACCAGCGGCGCATGAAGAATGGGCCATTGCTACCATCGTGCCGATGCCCAACCTGCCGGTTCAGTTTGCTACTGTTCGCGAGGTACTCTCTGAGTTTCTTACTGATGTTAAGCACCTGAGATTTTCTGAGATTTCACCCTGCCCATTTGGACAAGCCTACATCAAGTTTGATAGTGTGTTTGATCGGGATGAATTAGTGAACAGCAGCCCGCACCCCTTCACTGATGTGCATGTCATTTTTGAGAAACATAATCAAGGACTGAATTGGCGCAAACTCAATCTTAGCAGAGAGGTGTGGATTTTGTTATGTGGATTTCCTTTGGACCGTCGCAGCATTCATGAGATTAGCAATGCTATCAGTAAGTTTGGCAAGTTTGTGATGTGGGATAGAAACAGGAGTACTCGGGCAAATCTTATGGTCAAAATAAAGGTGGAAGAACTGAGAGATATTCCTTCCAGCATCGCTATTGGAGAAGGAGATGATACTGCTACCCTCTCGGTACCTGTGGTGATTCTGCAAGACACTTCATTAGGAAGAGAAGCACCTGATGAGGACCCGATCCCTGCATTTGGTAACCCACACCCAGTCCCTGCTCAGGCTCATTTCCATCAGAACCAGCATAATCACTTTCTGGGACCACTGCAATTCCATGAGCAAGATGCAGTACAAGCACCAGTTCAGAACCCGATTTTGGATCTTCAGTTAGGAATTCAGGTTGATGAGGAGGAGGATATGGCGGAGCTTCCTGGATGGGGACACTGGGCCATGCCGGCAGAACAAGAACTTGCTGACCAGGAATTGCATGATGGAGAATTTTTGCACTTACATGATCTGATGGAGCCCATGGAAGAGAAATATGTCCATCCTGAGGTTGAGCAGCTACCAGCTAACAGTAATGTCACTGTCTCAGATGTGCCACCAAATATTAGTGCTGAAACGGCTAACTCTGTTGTTGGGCCATTGGCGCCGCTTGACCCTCTGCTACCTGATTTGAATGCTGATATTGGACAGACTGGGCCTGAGGAACCTGTTGGGCCCATCATGGCCCAGGATCTTCCCACAGTGGCAGTTCTTGAGGAGATGAACCTGGCTGTGCAGCCACTTgaagatctgcatctctcagccATCCTAAATAATCACTCTGTGGCCCTCATCTCCCACATGGTAGATCCCATGCATTTTGAGAGCTCCATGCCTCCAAAACCTAACCTTATCAATGAGGTGGTCAACTCTGATGAACTGGTTAAACCTCTAGTTGAAGCTTTTACTGTGGAAGCTGCTCAATTGGAGGCCACTCTACCTGTGCTACAAAACCAAGTTGCTCCTATTATCAGCAGGGAGGATATCAACCCAACTATGCAATCTCACCCCCCTGTTACCAATCAGCACAATGATTATTCAGCTCACATGATGCTTACTCAATCAGATCCCATGAATTATGCTGAAGGGCAAG AGACAGGCCTACCCTCTCCCACTGTCCATGAGATTGCCATTGGTACTGCTGAGAAGTACCTTGGAAAGGAAGGAGCTCAAATATGGTCCAAACATTTTGCACCTACAGCTACCAGTAAGGACATCATTCAGGTACCAGTTGACTGGGTTAATTTCCTGTCTGTTACTTTCCTTTCTCCTGAGAAGTACGAATGGGCAAAACAGTTCATTACTTCCAAAGTTTGGGATATTATCTCTCAAAGCAAGAAGGAGGAGCTCTGTCTACCTTTTGCCTTGCCAAACTCATGCCCTGACAGCTCTACTCTCTCTGGTATCTTGGTAACTTCTCAGGATCAGGAGAATACACCTAGTGTGTTGTGTGGCTCACAGGATATCATGTCATCATCCACCTCTGCTATTCATCACAACAGGAAGAGGAAGGACAAGGGGCCACTGGTGGAGACAGAG GTCAATGCCCAGGAAACTACAGAAGAGAAGCTTACCACTAAGATCAAGAAACCCAAGGTTGCTGCCAAGGCAAAGGAGGGGACAAGCAAATCCAAGGAGGGGGGCAACATGTCCAAGGAAGGGACCATTAGTGCGAAGAGCGGGCAGTAA
- the LOC109739225 gene encoding uncharacterized protein isoform X6, with protein sequence MEMGKKAIRYAVVDAFATEPFKGNPAAVCLLEDDNAADERWMQSVATEFNLSETAFLVRDFSRRASAAPLFHLRWFTPVTEVDLCGHATLASAHFLFTAVLPEHGMIEFMTKSGILTAKKVPPPGGAGEAHGKLFIELNFPMIDFLGCNEMPSIPETLNGAPVVSVHKSAADGDLIVELSSAQEVADILPNIDEIKKLSCGGIMVTGPAPAGSGYDFFTRLFCPKFGMDEVNAQETTEEKLTTKIKKPKVAAKAKEGTSKSKEGGNMSKEGTISAKSGQ encoded by the exons ATGGAAATGGGCAAGAAAGCCATCCGATACGCCGTG GTGGACGCCTTCGCGACCGAGCCGTTCAAGGGCAACCCCGCCGCGGTGTGCCTCCTCGAGGACGACAACGCCGCGGACGAGCGGTGGATGCAGTCGGTTGCCACCGAGTTCAACCTCTCGGAGACCGCCTTCCTCGTCCGCGACTTCTCCCGGCGCGCCAGCGCCGCGCCGCTCTTCCACCTCCGATGGTTCACTCCCGTCACCGAG GTCGACCTGTGTGGGCACGCGACGTTGGCCTCCGCCCACTTCCTCTTCACGGCCGTTCTCCCGGAGCATGGCATGATCGAGTTCATGACCAAGTCCGGTATCCTGACTGCGAAAAAAGTTCCCCCGCCAGGGGGCGCAGGCGAGGCCCACGGGAAGCTGTTTATTGAGCTGAATTTCCCCATGATTGATTTCCTGGGCTGCAACGAGATGCCGTCGATTCCGGAGACCCTAAACGGCGCACCAGTGGTCAGTGTTCACAAATCGGCGGCCGACGGTGATCTCATT GTGGAGCTTTCTTCAGCACAAGAGGTTGCCGACATCCTTCCTAACATCGATGAAATTAAAAAGTTGTCATGTGGTGGTATCATGGTTACAGGACCGGCACCTGCTGGATCTGGTTATGACTTCTTCACACGTTTATTCTGCCCGAAATTTGGGATGGATGAG GTCAATGCCCAGGAAACTACAGAAGAGAAGCTTACCACTAAGATCAAGAAACCCAAGGTTGCTGCCAAGGCAAAGGAGGGGACAAGCAAATCCAAGGAGGGGGGCAACATGTCCAAGGAAGGGACCATTAGTGCGAAGAGCGGGCAGTAA